From one Rhizobium rosettiformans genomic stretch:
- a CDS encoding DUF3108 domain-containing protein gives MRPTGFLTAFLVLAAGGAGAADYRYDTSYKVSLGVLPIARMTFQTAVENERYTISGQFHSSSLVDIVREVSADSTVSGRMSGGSMNPERYVLDYKSGKRKHTYEVLFAGGNVVETKVTPERPKPDTWVHVQPGDLKSVLDPIGALLIPGNSDVCGQTLPVYDGESRMDLVLSPNRSATFSAGSAKGEAIVCSVRYVPKSGYRQGRKDIEYLKSVSGMEIWFAKTATLQLYAPVYARIPTRYGTVHVTAEKFDG, from the coding sequence TTGCGTCCGACCGGCTTCCTTACCGCCTTCCTCGTCCTTGCCGCCGGTGGCGCCGGGGCTGCCGATTATCGCTACGACACATCCTACAAGGTTTCTCTCGGCGTCTTGCCGATTGCGCGCATGACCTTTCAGACGGCCGTCGAAAACGAGCGATACACGATTTCCGGCCAGTTTCATTCGTCGAGCCTCGTCGACATCGTGCGCGAGGTGTCTGCCGACAGCACCGTGTCCGGTCGCATGTCCGGCGGGAGCATGAACCCGGAGCGCTATGTGCTCGACTACAAGAGCGGCAAGCGGAAACATACCTACGAGGTGCTTTTCGCTGGCGGTAATGTGGTGGAAACCAAGGTCACACCGGAGCGGCCGAAACCGGATACCTGGGTGCACGTCCAACCCGGTGACCTGAAGTCGGTCCTCGATCCGATCGGCGCTCTCCTCATCCCCGGCAATTCCGATGTCTGCGGCCAGACCCTGCCCGTCTATGACGGCGAAAGCCGCATGGATCTCGTTCTCTCGCCGAACCGCTCCGCAACCTTCTCCGCCGGCAGTGCCAAGGGCGAGGCCATCGTCTGTTCGGTCCGCTACGTGCCGAAGTCCGGTTACCGCCAGGGCCGCAAGGACATCGAATATCTGAAGTCGGTGAGCGGCATGGAGATCTGGTTTGCCAAGACTGCGACGCTGCAGCTATATGCACCTGTCTATGCGCGGATCCCGACCCGCTACGGAACCGTGCATGTGACGGCAGAGAAGTTCGACGGCTAG
- the rpmB gene encoding 50S ribosomal protein L28, which yields MSRSCELTGKGVQSGNNVSHANNKTKRRFLPNLCDVTLISDALNQRFRLRVSAAALRTVEHRGGLDAFLIKASENELSMRARLLRRQIVKKTAEAA from the coding sequence ATGTCCCGCAGTTGCGAATTGACCGGCAAGGGCGTCCAGTCGGGCAACAACGTGAGCCACGCGAACAACAAGACCAAGCGCCGGTTCCTGCCGAACCTGTGCGACGTCACGCTGATCTCGGACGCTCTGAACCAGCGCTTCCGCCTGCGCGTTTCGGCTGCTGCCCTGCGCACGGTCGAGCATCGCGGTGGTCTCGATGCATTCCTGATCAAGGCTTCTGAAAACGAACTGAGCATGCGCGCTCGTCTGCTGCGTCGCCAGATCGTCAAGAAGACCGCTGAAGCCGCTTAA
- a CDS encoding VUT family protein yields MLNKRYFFAYSLLMTTIVVASNFLVQHPVDGVLAGINLADLLTFGAFTYPIAFLVTDLTNRQFGPQVARRVVLVGFIAGVLLSILLATPRIAIASGSAFLVGQLLDISIFNRLRQQTWWKAPLMGSLIGSVLDTIIFFSLSFAPVFGFIGPNDDFAIAAAPILGVMSTEAPRWISWAIADFGVKMLIGFIMLLPYGALMSVVRPMPTASRTA; encoded by the coding sequence ATGCTGAACAAGCGCTATTTCTTTGCCTACAGCCTGCTGATGACGACAATCGTCGTCGCCTCGAACTTCCTCGTCCAGCACCCGGTCGATGGCGTTCTGGCCGGCATCAATCTTGCCGACCTCCTGACCTTCGGTGCCTTCACCTATCCGATCGCCTTCCTCGTCACCGACCTGACCAACCGTCAGTTCGGCCCTCAGGTTGCGCGCCGCGTCGTGCTCGTCGGCTTCATCGCAGGCGTTCTCTTGTCGATCCTGCTCGCCACGCCGCGCATCGCGATCGCATCGGGCTCGGCCTTCCTCGTCGGCCAGTTGCTCGACATCTCGATTTTCAACCGGCTGCGCCAGCAGACCTGGTGGAAGGCGCCGCTGATGGGCTCGCTGATCGGCTCCGTGCTCGACACGATCATCTTCTTCTCCCTGTCCTTCGCACCCGTCTTCGGCTTCATCGGCCCGAACGACGACTTCGCGATTGCCGCAGCCCCGATCCTCGGCGTGATGTCGACAGAAGCGCCACGCTGGATCTCCTGGGCGATCGCCGACTTCGGCGTGAAGATGCTGATCGGCTTCATCATGCTCCTGCCCTACGGCGCGCTGATGAGTGTCGTCCGGCCCATGCCGACAGCGTCGCGCACGGCCTGA
- a CDS encoding esterase-like activity of phytase family protein: protein MPERSTYRRRLGLSCALAGLLALSACTPAVIPAGETLSIPVDSRVITQLGGNPTMAPELTFLGGVELSSSEPLFGAFSSIRFLDDKRFLGVFDTGYWIEGQIRRDAEGLLAGIETVKLAPLLDASGRESPSKFHVDAESLVVDGDRAFVGFEQRHRVVSYEPLSDLGKAVPSEPLAFPFDLDVLRSNGGLESLVLAEKDGPLGGALVAISEKSYDDNGNIYAAILGGPLAGEFRVRPRDDFDITDATFLPDGDLLLLERRFTIARGVGMRLRRVDGDSIRPDAVLDGEILFEANYRSQIDNMEGIDAIPEPNGSVRLIVVSDDNHSILQRTLMLEFRLSAPQS from the coding sequence GTGCCTGAGCGCTCAACCTATCGGCGCCGCCTCGGCCTGAGCTGTGCGCTGGCTGGCCTCCTTGCACTCTCCGCCTGTACGCCTGCGGTCATTCCCGCCGGTGAGACCTTGTCCATCCCGGTCGACAGCCGTGTGATTACCCAGCTCGGTGGCAACCCGACCATGGCGCCGGAGCTGACCTTCCTAGGGGGTGTCGAGCTCTCATCCTCCGAGCCGCTGTTTGGTGCCTTTTCGTCGATCCGGTTCCTGGACGACAAGCGCTTCCTCGGCGTGTTCGACACCGGCTACTGGATCGAGGGGCAGATCAGGCGCGATGCCGAGGGTCTGCTTGCCGGCATCGAGACTGTGAAGCTGGCGCCGCTTCTCGACGCATCCGGGCGCGAAAGCCCCTCCAAGTTCCACGTCGATGCGGAGAGCCTTGTCGTGGACGGTGATCGCGCCTTCGTCGGTTTTGAACAGCGTCACCGCGTCGTGTCCTATGAACCCCTGTCCGACCTCGGCAAAGCAGTGCCGTCGGAGCCGCTCGCCTTCCCCTTCGATCTCGATGTCCTGCGCAGCAATGGCGGTCTGGAGTCGCTGGTGCTTGCCGAAAAGGACGGTCCGCTCGGTGGTGCGCTGGTCGCGATTTCGGAGAAGAGCTACGACGACAACGGCAATATCTATGCGGCCATCCTCGGCGGTCCGCTTGCCGGCGAATTTCGCGTGCGTCCGCGTGACGACTTCGACATCACCGATGCGACTTTCCTGCCGGATGGGGATCTCCTGCTGCTCGAGCGCCGCTTCACCATCGCCAGAGGTGTGGGCATGCGTTTGCGCCGCGTCGATGGGGACAGCATTCGACCGGATGCTGTTCTTGATGGCGAGATCCTGTTCGAGGCCAATTACCGATCGCAGATCGACAATATGGAAGGCATCGATGCCATCCCCGAGCCCAACGGCTCCGTTCGGCTGATCGTCGTCTCCGACGACAACCATTCGATCCTGCAGCGGACCTTGATGCTGGAATTCCGGCTCTCCGCGCCTCAGTCCTGA